The following coding sequences lie in one Rutidosis leptorrhynchoides isolate AG116_Rl617_1_P2 chromosome 6, CSIRO_AGI_Rlap_v1, whole genome shotgun sequence genomic window:
- the LOC139853276 gene encoding (DL)-glycerol-3-phosphatase 2 has protein sequence MANPAITGSDKKLITHVIFDMDGLLLDTEKFYTEVQEIILSRYNKTFDWSLKAKMMGKKAIEAARVFVEETGISDSLTAEDFLVEREAMLQGMFPTSELMPGAGRLVKHLHATGVPICVATGTHKRHFALKTQKHGDIFSLMHHIVMGDDPEVKQGKPSPDIFLAAAKRFEGESVDPSKILVFEDAPSGVLAAKNAGMSVVMVPDPRLDASLHETADQVLSSLLEFNPAEWGLPPFTDSSTK, from the exons ATGGCGAATCCGGCCATCACTGGTTCCGACAAGAAATTAATCACCCACGTCATCTTTGACATGGACGGCCTTTTGCTCG ATACGGAGAAATTTTATACAGAAGTTCAGGAGATTATACTTTCAAGATACAACAAGACGTTTGATTGGTCACTAAAGGCAAAGATGATGGGAAAGAAAGCAATCGAGGCTGCACGCGTGTTTGTTGAAGAAACCGGAATTAGCGATTCGCTTACAGCTGAAGACTTTTTAGTAGAACGAGAAGCTATGCTGCAGGGAATGTTTCCCACAAGTGAGCTCATGCCAG GTGCGGGACGTTTAGTCAAGCATTTACATGCTACAGGAGTGCCGATTTGTGTTGCAACAGG CACTCATAAACGACACTTTGCACTGAAAACTCAAAAACACGGTGATATATTTTCATTGATGCATCATATCGTGATGGGCGATGATCCAGAAGTTAAACAAGGCAAACCGTCACCTGATATATTTCTAGCCGCTGCCAAAAGATTTGAG GGTGAATCTGTAGATCCTTCAAAGATTCTTGTTTTTGAAGATGCACCTTCAGGTGTTCTTGCTGCCAAGAATGCTGGAAT GTCTGTAGTTATGGTTCCAGATCCAAGACTGGATGCCTCTCTCCATGAAACAGCGGATCAAGTCCTGAGCTCACTGTTGGAATTTAACCCAGCCGAGTGGGGCCTACCTCCATTCACGGATTCGTCAACCAAATAA
- the LOC139853643 gene encoding uncharacterized protein, translated as MKGQSSMMPRHNEVASKVSKGKEQRALTLKEIEDLEGRFETEPAYDESDSEEFVAADIGEFLVVRRVMHSAETIEDKSQRENIFHSRCTVKGKVCNLIVDGGSCANAASAHMHDEKPTRVKPLLSEFADVFPTELPTGLPPIRGIEHQIDLVPGSVLPNKEAYRCSPHEAKELEKQVNELVAKRRFIKDFSTIVTPITDCLKKRVFEWSSSAQSAFESLKEKLSSTSILALPNFDMLFELECDELYEADPDFAPILNCSPAEFKRDYVEQDGFLFKGSRLCVPKGSIRELLIREAHGGGLAGHFEINKTLDILSEHFYWPCMDKDVKAVINRCATCCQAKSTFHKGLYTPLPVPNQPCEDLSMDFIVALPRTQRGKYSIMLLGTKLLFSTSHHPQTDGQTEVINRTVGMLLRTLVKKSLKEWDLKLAHAEFAFNRAPNYSTGKSPFEICYGANPLTPIDLIPFAIEPKASVEAVAKANELKKLYEQVRAKIEKTNQQYKAKANQHRK; from the exons ATGAAGGGTCAGTCATCTATGATGCCTAGGCATAACGAGGTAGCATCCAAAGTATCTAAAGGCAAAGAGCAG cgtGCTCTTACACTAAAGGAGATTGAAGATTTAGAAGGGCGTTTTGAAACTGAACCAGCATATGATGAGTCTGATAGTGAAGAGTTTGTTGCTGCTGATATTGGAGAGTTTTTAGTGGTTCGAAGAGTAATGCACTCAGCTGAGACTATTGAAGATAAGAGCCAGCgtgaaaacatctttcattcaaggTGCACAGTCAAGGGCAAAGTGTGCAACCTGATTGTTGATGGAGGCAGCTGTGCAAACGCAGCAtctgctcacatg CATGATGAAAAACCAACTAGGGTAAAGCCATTGTTATCCGAATTTGCTGATGTGTTTCCTACTGAGTTACCTACTGGTTTACCACCAATCAggggtattgaacatcaaattgatcttgtacctggatcTGTTCTTCCTAACAAAGAAGCTTATCGATGTTCTCCTCATGAAGCAAAAGAATTAGAAAAACAAGTTAATGAGCTGGTTGCAAAGAG aagatttatcaaagacttctccacaATTGTTACTCCAATTACTGATTGTTTGAAGAAACGGGTATTTGAATGGTCCAGTTCTGCACAATCAGCATTTGAATCATTGAAAGAGAAGCTAAGTTCAACATCTATACTTGCTTTGCCTAATTTTGATATGCtgtttgaacttgaatgtgat GAGTTGtatgaagctgatccagactttgctCCTATTTTGAACTGTTCTCCTGCTGAGTTCAAAAGAGATTATGTTGAGCAAGATGGTTTTCTATTCAAGGGCAGCAGGTTGTGCGTTCCAAAAGGTTCGATCAGGGAGTTGCTGATTAGAGAAGCACATGGAGGTGGTTTAGCTGGTCATTTTGAGATTAACAAGACATTGGATATCCTAAGTGAACACTTCTActggccatgtatggataaagatgtcAAAGCTGTGATTAATCGTTGTGCTACATGCTGTCAAGCTAAGTCAACTTTTCACAAGGGTTTATACACTCCTCTTCCTGTCCCCAACCAGCCATGTGAAGATTTGAGCATGGATTTCATTGTTGCATTGCCAAGGACTCAGCGAGGCAAATATTCaattatg ctACTTGGTACTAAGCTTTTGttcagcacttctcaccatccccaaactgatggtcaaactgaAGTTATTAATAGAACTGTGGGAATGCTGCTAAGAAcacttgtgaagaaaagtttgaaggagtgggaCTTGAAGCTTGCACATGCTGAATTTGCTTTCAACagagcacctaattactccactggaaaatcaccatttgaaatctGCTATGGTGCAAATCCACTCACACCCATTGATCTGATTCCTTTTGCAATTGAGCCTAAGGCAAGTGTTGAGGCAGTAGCAAAGGCCAACGAACTGAAGAAGCTGTATGAACAAGTGAGGGCCAAAATTGAGAAGACCAACCAGCAATACAAGGCTAAAGCTAACCAACATAGAAAGTAG